A single window of Gossypium hirsutum isolate 1008001.06 chromosome A10, Gossypium_hirsutum_v2.1, whole genome shotgun sequence DNA harbors:
- the LOC107916325 gene encoding transmembrane protein 53 isoform X1, with amino-acid sequence MWRRPIYKPFPFLNPQLKISTMGAASSNALCFSSIISKTAPTPSFLTKHTITHFRKLPQRFRNDAYSSVSAKTIHSSSLNAFLQSNANDTAVAWNKAPEIVINGDGKAEAFGCRDKVVIVVLLGWLGAKTKHLKRYVEWNNLRGIHAVTFLVDVKELLWFDIGARLEQRVSELGNELAKWVMEEEEDGRERCFIFHAFSNTGWFLGRYGSLLDSFQRREGLKEKIRGVIIDSGAADPLNPKVWAAGFAAAILKKQSSLVNGLESVETNSKLQKVEPGIIESVLLSALEKLFKFVLNMPDVNRRLRKTINAIMQHTPPCPQLYLYSTADKVAPYKSIELCIEEMRKKGIKVFSFNFGTSPHVDHYRAFPNIYSSQLHNFLKECFAVKQR; translated from the exons ATGTGGAGAAGGCCAATATATAAACCTTTCCCTTTTCTAAATCCTCAGCTCAAAATTTCCACCATGGGAGCTGCTTCCTCCAATGCTCTTTGTTTTTCTTCAATCATCAGCAAAACGGCTCCAACACCGTCGTTTCTTACTAAACATACAATAACCCATTTTCGCAAACTCCCTCAAAGGTTTCGAAACGATGCCTATTCCAGCGTTTCTGCTAAAACCATTCATTCTTCTTCTCTCAACGCATTCCTTCAATCCAATGCAAACGACACGGCCGTAGCTTGGAACAAAGCGCCGGAGATTGTTATCAATGGAGATGGAAAAGCTGAGGCTTTTGGATGCAGGGACAAGGTCGTAATAGTGGTTCTTTTGGGATGGCTTGGGGCTAAAACCAAGCATTTAAAGCGATATGTGGAATGGAACAATTTAAGAGGAATCCACGCGGTTACTTTTTTAGTAGATGTTAAGGAATTGCTATGGTTTGATATTGGTGCAAGGCTTGAGCAGCGTGTATCTGAATTGGGAAATGAGTTGGCCAAGTGGGTTATGGAAGAAGAGGAAGATGGTCGTGAAAGGTGCTTCATTTTCCATGCTTTTAGCAACACTGGCTGGTTCCT GGGCAGATATGGTTCACTTCTTGACAGCTTTCAGAGAAGAGAGGGATTGAAAGAGAAGATAAGAGGAGTAATTATTGATTCAGGAGCAGCTGACCCTTTAAATCCTAAG GTCTGGGCAGCCGGTTTCGCTGCTGCTATACTGAAGAAACAGAGCTCTTTAGTAAATGGACTAGAAAGTGTAGAGACAAATTCAAAATTACAGAAAGTGGAACCTGGGATAATTGAATCTGTGCTGCTATCTGCCCTGGAAAAGCTCTTCAAATTTGTTCTAAATATGCCCGATGTTAACCG AAGGTTAAGAAAAACGATCAATGCTATCATGCAGCACACTCCTCCCTGTCCTCAGCTATATCTTTATAGCACAGCTGATAAAGTCGCTCCGTATAAATCAATCGAGTTGTGTATTGAAGAGATGAGAAAGAAGGGGATAAAAGTATTCTCCTTCAACTTTGGCACATCTCCGCACGTCGACCACTATCGGGCTTTTCCAAACATATATTCATCTCAGCTTCATAATTTTTTGAAAGAATGTTTTGCTGTTAAACAAAGATGA
- the LOC107916325 gene encoding transmembrane protein 53 isoform X2 — MWRRPIYKPFPFLNPQLKISTMGAASSNALCFSSIISKTAPTPSFLTKHTITHFRKLPQRFRNDAYSSVSAKTIHSSSLNAFLQSNANDTAVAWNKAPEIVINGDGKAEAFGCRDKVVIVVLLGWLGAKTKHLKRYVEWNNLRGIHAVTFLVDVKELLWFDIGARLEQRVSELGNELAKWVMEEEEDGRERCFIFHAFSNTGWFLYGSLLDSFQRREGLKEKIRGVIIDSGAADPLNPKVWAAGFAAAILKKQSSLVNGLESVETNSKLQKVEPGIIESVLLSALEKLFKFVLNMPDVNRRLRKTINAIMQHTPPCPQLYLYSTADKVAPYKSIELCIEEMRKKGIKVFSFNFGTSPHVDHYRAFPNIYSSQLHNFLKECFAVKQR; from the exons ATGTGGAGAAGGCCAATATATAAACCTTTCCCTTTTCTAAATCCTCAGCTCAAAATTTCCACCATGGGAGCTGCTTCCTCCAATGCTCTTTGTTTTTCTTCAATCATCAGCAAAACGGCTCCAACACCGTCGTTTCTTACTAAACATACAATAACCCATTTTCGCAAACTCCCTCAAAGGTTTCGAAACGATGCCTATTCCAGCGTTTCTGCTAAAACCATTCATTCTTCTTCTCTCAACGCATTCCTTCAATCCAATGCAAACGACACGGCCGTAGCTTGGAACAAAGCGCCGGAGATTGTTATCAATGGAGATGGAAAAGCTGAGGCTTTTGGATGCAGGGACAAGGTCGTAATAGTGGTTCTTTTGGGATGGCTTGGGGCTAAAACCAAGCATTTAAAGCGATATGTGGAATGGAACAATTTAAGAGGAATCCACGCGGTTACTTTTTTAGTAGATGTTAAGGAATTGCTATGGTTTGATATTGGTGCAAGGCTTGAGCAGCGTGTATCTGAATTGGGAAATGAGTTGGCCAAGTGGGTTATGGAAGAAGAGGAAGATGGTCGTGAAAGGTGCTTCATTTTCCATGCTTTTAGCAACACTGGCTGGTTCCT ATATGGTTCACTTCTTGACAGCTTTCAGAGAAGAGAGGGATTGAAAGAGAAGATAAGAGGAGTAATTATTGATTCAGGAGCAGCTGACCCTTTAAATCCTAAG GTCTGGGCAGCCGGTTTCGCTGCTGCTATACTGAAGAAACAGAGCTCTTTAGTAAATGGACTAGAAAGTGTAGAGACAAATTCAAAATTACAGAAAGTGGAACCTGGGATAATTGAATCTGTGCTGCTATCTGCCCTGGAAAAGCTCTTCAAATTTGTTCTAAATATGCCCGATGTTAACCG AAGGTTAAGAAAAACGATCAATGCTATCATGCAGCACACTCCTCCCTGTCCTCAGCTATATCTTTATAGCACAGCTGATAAAGTCGCTCCGTATAAATCAATCGAGTTGTGTATTGAAGAGATGAGAAAGAAGGGGATAAAAGTATTCTCCTTCAACTTTGGCACATCTCCGCACGTCGACCACTATCGGGCTTTTCCAAACATATATTCATCTCAGCTTCATAATTTTTTGAAAGAATGTTTTGCTGTTAAACAAAGATGA
- the LOC107916324 gene encoding uncharacterized protein, producing the protein MPPFTAIALDRLIESGDSKSVDKSSRYLKPPIPPNSKLRRRNSTSAAERKGNRPQISPALYATPDATPLPVSTSFFPSSPYIVNHKRRGPCLSRSSSEILSRQITLEEDEVNSKIKVADKASLAETKYVDLSKDGPFTSSVRKPNEEKHRNGVFNGHVNAEKANVHGGSIQDEHKNGVGDGELGGNNGEVGSCLMSNGLAEDRAVPNVGPPNSDRYSDKEDFFDLNESTSATSNTDGDDHTAAEGAGKSAASGVEFYDAWDELSSNNAPHTFVRDIEAELREIRLNLLVEIEKRKKAEETLNQMRCKWQRISQEFAVAGLALPVDPVDATDDELVKPVEELRQQESVARLVSLSVGRGVARAEMQMEMESQIKLKNFEVARLLDRLHYYKAVNQEMSQRNQEAIEMARRDRQRKKRRQKWVWGSIAAAITLGMTALAWSYLPSGKASSASSARITQAPVSDDAITKTAK; encoded by the exons ATGCCACCGTTTACTGCTATAGCTTTGGATAGGTTAATTGAATCTGGAGATTCAAAATCTGTTGATAAATCTTCTCGTTATTTAAAACCACCTATCCCTCCGAACTCAAAGCTACGGAGGAGGAACAGTACATCAGCTGCAGAAAGGAAGGGTAACCGCCCCCAAATTTCACCTGCCTTGTATGCTACTCCAGATGCAACTCCACTACCTGTTTCAACATCTTTTTTCCCTTCTTCTCCTTACATCGTCAATCACAAGCGACGTGGACCTTGCCTTTCGAGGAGCTCTTCCGAAATATTATCACGGCAAATAACCCTTGAAGAAGATGAGGTTAACAGCAAAATAAAGGTAGCAGACAAAGCATCACTGGCAGAAACAAAATATGTTGATTTATCGAAGGATGGTCCTTTTACTTCTAGCGTTCGTAAACCTAATGAAGAGAAGCATCGAAATGGTGTTTTTAATGGTCATGTCAATGCGGAGAAGGCAAATGTCCATGGTGGCTCCATTCAAGATGAGCACAAAAATGGCGTTGGGGATGGTGAATTGGGAGGCAATAATGGGGAAGTTGGAAGCTGCCTGATGAGTAATGGTTTGGCCGAGGATAGAGCTGTGCCAAACGTTGGACCGCCAAACTCGGACAGATATAGTGACAAAGAAGATTTCTTTGATCTGAATGAATCAACGAGTGCCACAAGTAATACTGATGGAGATGATCATACTGCGGCCGAAGGTGCTGGAAAATCTGCTGCATCAGGGGTAGAGTTTTATGATGCATGGGACG AGCTAAGCTCCAATAATGCACCACATACTTTTGTTCGCGACATTGAAGCTGAACTGCGTGAAATAAGATTGAATTTACTCGTAGAGATCGAAAAGAGGAAGAAGGCAGAAGAAACTTTGAACCAAATGCGATGCAAGTGGCAAAGAATCAGCCAAGAGTTTGCTGTAGCAGGATTGGCATTGCCAGTAGATCCGGTTGATGCGACAGATGATGAACTGGTGAAACCAGTTGAAGAACTGAGGCAGCAAGAGAGTGTTGCACGACTTGTATCTTTATCTGTGGGAAGAGGCGTTGCAAGGGCTGAGATGCAGATGGAGATGGAATCTCAAATTAAATTGAAGAACTTTGAAGTCGCCCGATTGTTGGACCGGTTGCACTATTACAAGGCTGTAAATCAGGAAATGTCTCAGAGGAACCAAGAGGCTATAG AGATGGCACGGCGTGATAgacaaaggaaaaaaagaagacaaaaatgGGTCTGGGGTTCGATAGCCGCAGCAATTACCCTCGGCATGACAGCGCTGGCATGGTCTTACCTACCATCAGGAAAAGCATCATCGGCGTCTTCTGCCCGCATTACTCAGGCACCTGTTAGTGATGATGCAATCACAAAAACAGCTAAgtga
- the LOC107916323 gene encoding GTPase ERA-like, chloroplastic isoform X3, with protein MELLALHISPTLARECFLTASNNNSCVFPRYVRNRHGKSRFRFQARKGGSRSWNPNKISRLDLIQQVLERNNLIEDSQEEDEDEISGDDSSFLSLSEKPDRNMALLDEYELEELDFTSPTNHRSGYVAVLGKPNVGKSTLANQMIGQKLSIVTDKPQTTRHRVLGICSGPEYQMILYDTPGVIEKKMHKLDSMMMKNVRSAALNADCVLVIVDACKVPENINEVLEEGVGDFKCTLPTLLVLNKKDLIKPGEIAKKLEWYEKFTDVDEVIPVSAKYGHGVDDIKDWILSKLPTGPPYYPKDIVSEHPERFFVAEIVREKIFMQYRNEVPYACQVNVVSYKTRPNAKEFIQVEIVVEKDSQKIILIGKPSM; from the exons ATGGAGCTACTAGCTCTGCACATTTCTCCGACGTTAGCCAGAGAGTGTTTCTTAACGGCCAGCAATAATAACTCTTGTGTTTTCCCTCGCTACGTTCGAAATCGTCACGGAAAATCGCGGTTCCGATTCCAAGCTCGAAAAGGCGGTTCCAGGAGCTGGAATCCAAACAAGATTTCTAGGCTAGATTTAATCCAACAAGTACTTGAAAGAAACAATCTCATTGAAGATTCACAAGAAGAAGACGAAGACGAAATAAGTGGTGACGACTCGTCTTTTTTGTCTTTGAGTGAAAAACCAGATAGGAACATGGCTTTGCTTGACGAGTACGAGTTGGAAGAGCTTGATTTTACCTCTCCCACTAATCATCGCAGCG GGTATGTTGCTGTTCTGGGAAAGCCGAATGTTGGAAAGAGCACACTTGCTAATCAAATGATAGGTCAGAAGTTGTCGATAGTTACGGATAAACCTCAAACCACCAGGCATCGAGTTCTTGGTATATGTTCAGGCCCGGAGTATCAG ATGATACTGTATGACACTCCAGGTGTTATTGAGAAGAAAATGCACAAGTTGGATTCTATGATGATGAAGAATGTCCGAAGTGCTGCCTTGAATGCTGACTGTGTACTTGTTATTGTTGATGCATGTAAAGTGCCTGAAAAT ATCAATGAAGTGTTAGAAGAAGGCGTAGGAGATTTTAAGTGTACACTGCCAACTTTACTGGTTTTGAATAAGAAAGATCTGATAAAACCTGGTGAAATTGCAAAAAAGCTCGAG TGGTATGAGAAATTTACTGATGTCGACGAGGTTATACCTGTGAGTGCAAAGTATGGACATGGGGTAGATGATATCAAGGATTGGATACTGTCAAAACTTCCTACTGGGCCACCTTACTATCCAAAG GACATTGTAAGTGAACACCCAGAAAGGTTCTTTGTAGCTGAAATTGTCAGAGAAAAGATATTTATGCAGTATCGCAATGAGGTTCCTTACGCATGTCAG GTAAATGTAGTGAGCTACAAAACCAGGCCAAATGCAAAAGAGTTCATACAAGTAGAAATTGTTGTTGAGAAAGACTCCCAGAAAATCATTCTCATTGGAAAA CCTTCCATGTGA
- the LOC107916323 gene encoding GTPase ERA-like, chloroplastic isoform X1: protein MELLALHISPTLARECFLTASNNNSCVFPRYVRNRHGKSRFRFQARKGGSRSWNPNKISRLDLIQQVLERNNLIEDSQEEDEDEISGDDSSFLSLSEKPDRNMALLDEYELEELDFTSPTNHRSGYVAVLGKPNVGKSTLANQMIGQKLSIVTDKPQTTRHRVLGICSGPEYQMILYDTPGVIEKKMHKLDSMMMKNVRSAALNADCVLVIVDACKVPENINEVLEEGVGDFKCTLPTLLVLNKKDLIKPGEIAKKLEWYEKFTDVDEVIPVSAKYGHGVDDIKDWILSKLPTGPPYYPKDIVSEHPERFFVAEIVREKIFMQYRNEVPYACQVNVVSYKTRPNAKEFIQVEIVVEKDSQKIILIGKGGKALKTLATAARLDIEDFLQKKVFLEVEVKVKENWRQDEGLLRYYGYGGQIRAL, encoded by the exons ATGGAGCTACTAGCTCTGCACATTTCTCCGACGTTAGCCAGAGAGTGTTTCTTAACGGCCAGCAATAATAACTCTTGTGTTTTCCCTCGCTACGTTCGAAATCGTCACGGAAAATCGCGGTTCCGATTCCAAGCTCGAAAAGGCGGTTCCAGGAGCTGGAATCCAAACAAGATTTCTAGGCTAGATTTAATCCAACAAGTACTTGAAAGAAACAATCTCATTGAAGATTCACAAGAAGAAGACGAAGACGAAATAAGTGGTGACGACTCGTCTTTTTTGTCTTTGAGTGAAAAACCAGATAGGAACATGGCTTTGCTTGACGAGTACGAGTTGGAAGAGCTTGATTTTACCTCTCCCACTAATCATCGCAGCG GGTATGTTGCTGTTCTGGGAAAGCCGAATGTTGGAAAGAGCACACTTGCTAATCAAATGATAGGTCAGAAGTTGTCGATAGTTACGGATAAACCTCAAACCACCAGGCATCGAGTTCTTGGTATATGTTCAGGCCCGGAGTATCAG ATGATACTGTATGACACTCCAGGTGTTATTGAGAAGAAAATGCACAAGTTGGATTCTATGATGATGAAGAATGTCCGAAGTGCTGCCTTGAATGCTGACTGTGTACTTGTTATTGTTGATGCATGTAAAGTGCCTGAAAAT ATCAATGAAGTGTTAGAAGAAGGCGTAGGAGATTTTAAGTGTACACTGCCAACTTTACTGGTTTTGAATAAGAAAGATCTGATAAAACCTGGTGAAATTGCAAAAAAGCTCGAG TGGTATGAGAAATTTACTGATGTCGACGAGGTTATACCTGTGAGTGCAAAGTATGGACATGGGGTAGATGATATCAAGGATTGGATACTGTCAAAACTTCCTACTGGGCCACCTTACTATCCAAAG GACATTGTAAGTGAACACCCAGAAAGGTTCTTTGTAGCTGAAATTGTCAGAGAAAAGATATTTATGCAGTATCGCAATGAGGTTCCTTACGCATGTCAG GTAAATGTAGTGAGCTACAAAACCAGGCCAAATGCAAAAGAGTTCATACAAGTAGAAATTGTTGTTGAGAAAGACTCCCAGAAAATCATTCTCATTGGAAAA GGAGGGAAAGCTCTGAAAACGCTTGCGACAGCTGCTCGGCTTGACATAGAAGATTTCTTACAGAAAAAAGTCTTCCTCGAG GTTGAAGTGAAAGTAAAAGAGAATTGGCGGCAAGATGAAGGGCTTTTGAGATATTATGGTTATGGAGGGCAAATTCGAGCACTATAG
- the LOC107916323 gene encoding GTPase ERA-like, chloroplastic isoform X2 encodes MELLALHISPTLARECFLTASNNNSCVFPRYVRNRHGKSRFRFQARKGGSRSWNPNKISRLDLIQQVLERNNLIEDSQEEDEDEISGDDSSFLSLSEKPDRNMALLDEYELEELDFTSPTNHRSGYVAVLGKPNVGKSTLANQMIGQKLSIVTDKPQTTRHRVLGICSGPEYQMILYDTPGVIEKKMHKLDSMMMKNVRSAALNADCVLVIVDALLEEGVGDFKCTLPTLLVLNKKDLIKPGEIAKKLEWYEKFTDVDEVIPVSAKYGHGVDDIKDWILSKLPTGPPYYPKDIVSEHPERFFVAEIVREKIFMQYRNEVPYACQVNVVSYKTRPNAKEFIQVEIVVEKDSQKIILIGKGGKALKTLATAARLDIEDFLQKKVFLEVEVKVKENWRQDEGLLRYYGYGGQIRAL; translated from the exons ATGGAGCTACTAGCTCTGCACATTTCTCCGACGTTAGCCAGAGAGTGTTTCTTAACGGCCAGCAATAATAACTCTTGTGTTTTCCCTCGCTACGTTCGAAATCGTCACGGAAAATCGCGGTTCCGATTCCAAGCTCGAAAAGGCGGTTCCAGGAGCTGGAATCCAAACAAGATTTCTAGGCTAGATTTAATCCAACAAGTACTTGAAAGAAACAATCTCATTGAAGATTCACAAGAAGAAGACGAAGACGAAATAAGTGGTGACGACTCGTCTTTTTTGTCTTTGAGTGAAAAACCAGATAGGAACATGGCTTTGCTTGACGAGTACGAGTTGGAAGAGCTTGATTTTACCTCTCCCACTAATCATCGCAGCG GGTATGTTGCTGTTCTGGGAAAGCCGAATGTTGGAAAGAGCACACTTGCTAATCAAATGATAGGTCAGAAGTTGTCGATAGTTACGGATAAACCTCAAACCACCAGGCATCGAGTTCTTGGTATATGTTCAGGCCCGGAGTATCAG ATGATACTGTATGACACTCCAGGTGTTATTGAGAAGAAAATGCACAAGTTGGATTCTATGATGATGAAGAATGTCCGAAGTGCTGCCTTGAATGCTGACTGTGTACTTGTTATTGTTGATGCAT TGTTAGAAGAAGGCGTAGGAGATTTTAAGTGTACACTGCCAACTTTACTGGTTTTGAATAAGAAAGATCTGATAAAACCTGGTGAAATTGCAAAAAAGCTCGAG TGGTATGAGAAATTTACTGATGTCGACGAGGTTATACCTGTGAGTGCAAAGTATGGACATGGGGTAGATGATATCAAGGATTGGATACTGTCAAAACTTCCTACTGGGCCACCTTACTATCCAAAG GACATTGTAAGTGAACACCCAGAAAGGTTCTTTGTAGCTGAAATTGTCAGAGAAAAGATATTTATGCAGTATCGCAATGAGGTTCCTTACGCATGTCAG GTAAATGTAGTGAGCTACAAAACCAGGCCAAATGCAAAAGAGTTCATACAAGTAGAAATTGTTGTTGAGAAAGACTCCCAGAAAATCATTCTCATTGGAAAA GGAGGGAAAGCTCTGAAAACGCTTGCGACAGCTGCTCGGCTTGACATAGAAGATTTCTTACAGAAAAAAGTCTTCCTCGAG GTTGAAGTGAAAGTAAAAGAGAATTGGCGGCAAGATGAAGGGCTTTTGAGATATTATGGTTATGGAGGGCAAATTCGAGCACTATAG